The segment TAAAACTTGTTGCCAATCGGGCGTTTCAATGTAATCGAATGGGGTGGGGAAATGAATGTGATATAAGTAGGGTGAAATTTTAGAGGTATTGCTATTTACCTCCACTTTACAGCCTTTATTTTCAAGCGACTTTTTTATTGCGGCTATACTTGTTAATACTAAGGGGTAGGCGAATGTAACTGTTGAAAGGTCAAAAATATAATCATAGTCTTGGTTGTTGTCTGGAATCTGCAAAAGGATATCGATAAGCACTTCGAATTGAGATGCCATTTTATCTTCTTTTGAATTTCCAACAACTATTTTTCTTGTTTCTCTCATCTCTCACACTGCCGCCATTCCTCAAATTTACAATTTATTTTAACTGCCTCCTACACGTTTGTCGGAATGAATTACGAGGAATAGATGAAATGAAAAAAATAATGAAGGTTAGTAATAAAAGCGTTGGATACAAAAAAGGAGCCACCCAACGTGACTCCTTACTTATTTATAGCTTATCCTTTAAATACCTTGCCGTGTAGGACTCCTTGCACTTGAGCAGCTCTTCGGGGGTGCCTGAAAAGACTAGCTGACCACCATCCTTGCCGCCCTCGGGGCCAAGGTCGATGATGTAGTCGGCGCACTTTATCACTTCTAGGTTGTGCTCCACCACAATAAGGCTGTGGCCGTTCTCCACCAGGGCGTTGAACGAGTCGAGCAGCTTGCGGATATCGTGGAAGTGGAGGCCGGTGGTGGGCTCGTCGAAGATAAAGAGGAACGGCCCGCCGCTGTTCTCCTTGCCTAGGAAGGAGGCTAGCTTCACGCGCTGGCTTTCGCCGCCCGAGAGGGTGCTGCTGCTTTGTCCTAGCCTTACGTAGCCAAGGCCAACGTCTTGCAGCGGTTTCATCTTCTCGGCTATCTTGCGCTCGGTGCTGCCGGGTTGGCTACCGAAGAACTCTATGGCTTGGTCTACGGTGAGTTCCAGCACGTCGAAGATGGATAGTCCTTGGTAGCGTACATCGAGTACCTCGTTCTTGAATCGCTTGCCGTGGCACTGTTCGCATACTAGGGTAACGTCGGCCATAAACTGCATCTCCACCTTAATGATGCCTTCGCCTTGGCACTCCTCGCAGCGACCACCCTCCATGTTGAAGGAGAAGTGTGAGGGTTTAAAGTTGTTGGCCTTGGCATAGGGCTGGTCGGAGTATAGCTTGCGCACCTCCTCGTAGGCCTTCACGTAGGTAACGGGGTTGGAGCGGGTGCTCTTGCCAATGGGGTTCTGGTCGATCATCTCCACGCCCTTAATGCGGTGCAGGTCGCCGGTTACGCAGCCGTGCTTGCCCGCCTTTTCGCCGTAGCCGTTTACGAGTTTGCTCAGGGCGGGGTAGAGGACGCCTTTTACTAGGGTGCTCTTGCCCGAGCCGCTTACGCCGGTAACCACCGTAAGGGTGTTGAGGGGGAACTTTACGTCAATGCTCTTTAGGTTGTTCTCGCGCGCGCTCTTTACCTCTACAAACGAGGCGGATTTGCGGCGGAACTTGGGCACGGGAATTTGTTCTGTGCCGATGAGGTATCGTGCAGTAAGGCTATCGGGGGCGGCCTGCTGCAGCTCGTCGATTTTTCCTTGAAAGATAATCTCTCCACCATGCTGACCTGCCAGCGGTCCCACATCAATTATCTGATCGGCAGCGCGCATAATCTCCTCGTCGTGCTCCACCACCACCACGGTGTTGCCTAGGTGCTTTAGGTTTTGGAGTACGTTTATCAGGAGTGTGGTGTCGCGCGGATGTAGGCCAATGCTGGGTTCGTCGAGGATATAGAGCGAACCCACTAGGCTGCTTCCGAGCGAGGTGGCGAGGTTTATGCGCTGGCTTTCGCCGCCCGATAGCGTTGCCGAGAGTCGGTTGAGGGTGAGGTAGCCAAGCCCTACGTCCATAAGGAAGTTTATTCGGTTGCGAACCTCGATGAGGATGCGCTCGGCAATCTTGGCCTCGTGGGGTTCCAATACTACGGTCTTGAAGAAGGCTTGCAGCTCGTCGATGGGCATGAGCACCAGCTCGGAGATGTTGCTGCCTGCCACCTTTACGTAGTTGGCTTCGGGCCGTAGGCGCGAACCTTTGCAAACGGGGCATACGGTTTTGCCCATGTAGCGCGATAGCATTACGCGGTATTGGATCTTATACTTTTTCTCCTCGAGGTATTCAAAGAAGCTGTTGATACCGTCGACCCCTTTTGTGCCATTCCATAGCAGGTTGAGCTCTGCCTCGTTGAGGTGCTCGTAGGCGCGGTGAATGGGGAAGTCGATCTTGGCGGTTTGCTTGATAAACTGGTCGCGGTAGGCCTGCATGCTCTCGGTTTTCCATGGGGCCACGGCGCCCTCGTAAAGCGAAAGGGTGCGATCGGGGATTACCAGCTCTTCGTCGATGCCAATCACCTTGCCGTAGCCTTCGCACTTGGGGCAGGCGCCCAGCGGGCTGTTGAAGTTGAAGAGGTGCACCGAGGGTTCTTCAAACTGAACGCCGTTTTCCTCAAAGCGGTTGGCGAAAAGGGTGGCGGTGGGCTTGTTGTTGCTGTCGAAGGTGTGCACCACGCAGCTGCCGTCGCTCTCGGAGAAGGCGGTCTGCACGGAGTCGCCGCAGCGGCCGGGGAAGTCCACCTCATCGCTTACCGAGAAGCGGTCGATGACTAGGTTTACGGTGCAGGTCTTGGGCAGCTTTGCGCTACCCGAAATGATCTCCTCCACTTGAAAAATCTCGTTGCATGCCTCGATGCGGGTAATTCCGTTTTGGAGCAGGGTGAGTAGGCGATCGGTGGTGGGGGCTGCATCGTCCGATTGGTATGGGGCGAGCACCATCACCTTGGTTCCAAGGGGAAAGGTGGAGATAAAGTCAACCACGTCGGTAACGGAGTGGCGTTTTACCTCCTTGCCGGTAGTGGGCGATATGGTGCGCCCGGCGCGGGCAAAGAGGAGCTTGAGGTAATCGTATATTTCGGTGGAGGTGCCTACGGTGGAGCGGGGGTTTCGGGTGTTCACCTTCTGCTCAATGGCAATGGCGGGTGGAATTCCCTCAATGGCGTCCACCTCGGGCTTGGTGATTCGGCCCAAGAACTGACGGGCATATGAGGAGAGCGATTCCACGTAGCGGCGCTGGCCTTCGGCGTAAAGGGTGTCGAATACTAGGGATGATTTTCCTGAACCCGAGAGGCCCGTAACCACCACGAGCTGGTTTCTGGGAATATTTATGGATACATTCTTCAGATTGTGAACCCTTGCACCGCGAATGCTGATATACTGCGCTCCTTTTTTCGTCGACATTGCAAAATTATTAGCTGGTAAAATTAGTCATTTTTCAGGAACAGGGTGGTAAAGAAGTTAAAGAAGATGGAAGTCTGAAGACGGAAGACCGAAGTGAATGTGCCAATATGCCAATGCGGCAATGAAAAAATAACCACGGAGGCATGGAGTGAAAAGTGAAAGGTGAAAGGATGGCTTCTGCAAATAGAATTGATANNNNNNNNNNNNNNNNNNNNNNNNNNNNNNNNNNNNNNNNNNNNNNNNNNNNNNNNNNNNNNNNNNNNNNNNNNNNNNNNNNNNNNNNNNNNNNNNNNNNNNNNNNNNNNNNNNNNNNNNNNNNNNNNNNNNNNNNNNNNNNNNNNNNNNNNNNNNNNNNNNNNNNNNNNNNNNNNNNNNNNNNNNNNNNNNNNNNNNNNNNNNNNNNNNNNNNNNNNNNNNNNNNNNNNNNNNNNNNNNNNNNNTGCGGCTTAAGTGAATTTGGAGAAAATGTGCCAATGAAAAGAAATAACCACGGAGGCCACAGAGAAAAAATGCATAGAGATACACAGAGGCGTTCTTACAACTACAGCGCTATTGTAATTCCACTTTGCGCTCAGCCATCTTTGACCCTTTCACGTCTAAGGTAAAAAGTTATTGTCGATGTAGCTTTGGAACTTTGCCTTATACTGATCGCTAATGGGGATGTAGACTTTCTCGTCGAAAATGATTCGGCTGCGCTCGATTACCGAGATCTTGGTGAGATTTACAATGTAGGAGCGGTGCACTCGCATAAACCGATCGCTGGGT is part of the Williamwhitmania taraxaci genome and harbors:
- the uvrA gene encoding excinuclease ABC subunit UvrA is translated as MSTKKGAQYISIRGARVHNLKNVSINIPRNQLVVVTGLSGSGKSSLVFDTLYAEGQRRYVESLSSYARQFLGRITKPEVDAIEGIPPAIAIEQKVNTRNPRSTVGTSTEIYDYLKLLFARAGRTISPTTGKEVKRHSVTDVVDFISTFPLGTKVMVLAPYQSDDAAPTTDRLLTLLQNGITRIEACNEIFQVEEIISGSAKLPKTCTVNLVIDRFSVSDEVDFPGRCGDSVQTAFSESDGSCVVHTFDSNNKPTATLFANRFEENGVQFEEPSVHLFNFNSPLGACPKCEGYGKVIGIDEELVIPDRTLSLYEGAVAPWKTESMQAYRDQFIKQTAKIDFPIHRAYEHLNEAELNLLWNGTKGVDGINSFFEYLEEKKYKIQYRVMLSRYMGKTVCPVCKGSRLRPEANYVKVAGSNISELVLMPIDELQAFFKTVVLEPHEAKIAERILIEVRNRINFLMDVGLGYLTLNRLSATLSGGESQRINLATSLGSSLVGSLYILDEPSIGLHPRDTTLLINVLQNLKHLGNTVVVVEHDEEIMRAADQIIDVGPLAGQHGGEIIFQGKIDELQQAAPDSLTARYLIGTEQIPVPKFRRKSASFVEVKSARENNLKSIDVKFPLNTLTVVTGVSGSGKSTLVKGVLYPALSKLVNGYGEKAGKHGCVTGDLHRIKGVEMIDQNPIGKSTRSNPVTYVKAYEEVRKLYSDQPYAKANNFKPSHFSFNMEGGRCEECQGEGIIKVEMQFMADVTLVCEQCHGKRFKNEVLDVRYQGLSIFDVLELTVDQAIEFFGSQPGSTERKIAEKMKPLQDVGLGYVRLGQSSSTLSGGESQRVKLASFLGKENSGGPFLFIFDEPTTGLHFHDIRKLLDSFNALVENGHSLIVVEHNLEVIKCADYIIDLGPEGGKDGGQLVFSGTPEELLKCKESYTARYLKDKL